The sequence AGTGTTCGCCGCACTGAACAAGAGTTGCTTGGACTTGATGTCCCCAAACACTTTTACCCTCTAAGTGTGAAAAAATGAAAATCTGCCTGTGTTCGATTGTATGTTGTGCCTGTGACGAAGGTTTAGTCTTATTACAAACAGTGTCATCACGAATCACGAAAATAAGTTGCTCAGTTTGTTTGAACGCGATACAACAAATTGGAGGGATTCTCGTTTAACAATTTTCCGAAGATAGTATTCGACGGAACAACGTTAGAGTTGTCATTTATTGTCGTTCCGCGTCGGGTCCAGGAACCTTTGCTGAACGACAAGTTCCGCCGAGTACTAATGGAGGTTCGCCCAATTCAAAGTTTGTTTAATAAAAGGAAAGTGCTGGCTTGTTTAATGAGATAGCACTAATATGCATATTTTTGACCTTTTATGGATCCGATCTAACTGCCCTCCCATTTCGAATGATCTAAACAAGTTTTTATTAAATAGACTCTTCATCTTTAGTTGCTGCCAAATAATATTATTTATTATTGGTGAACAAATATAGCGTGCTCTTGAACGGACTTATTACATATCAAGATCAATCAACGATACAGGAATCTCAAACCCATCCATCTTATACTGGAACATCCGCTTCAGGTTTCCGTCGCAGGTGGAAAAGAAGAATTGCTGAATTGCAGCATTTTCTCCATTCCCTTTTCTACTCTCCGCTAGCTGATACTTAATGAGATCTATAAAGGATACCAAATTGATATCGTCCATACTATTTGTTATGTCATCGACAAAGTAGCAATGAAAACTTCCTGCCTCCTTACGGCGGAACGCGTTGCCCAACAAATACGACAGCATAAACGCACCCAACTGTCCATCGCTGATTATATTTAAAATAGGATTCTTATTTTCATCACTGAAAGTCAGCTTTGTATCTGACGCTTTGGCGTCGTTGCCCTGTAGCTGGAAGCCTTCAAGGGTGGAGTGCTTGACCAGTTTACTGAAAATGCTAAATAAATAGGGAGCAACCCCTTTCACCTCGTCGTTTTTCATCTGGTTGAGTTTTCCTCGGAGTACGTTTGCCCGTTCTTTAACCAGACTCTCTAACTCTGCTTTTTCCTTAATCTGTTCGTCTAGCATATCATTTTGTTTTCTCTTCTCGCCAAGTTTCCTTGTAAGGTCCGTCAAATGGCGATTTCCTTTACGTAATCGTAATGATATAATTTTCTCTCGTACCTCCAGTTCTTCAAAAACAAACATTGATGGAACTTCTTTCCCCAGCGGCCTAATAGCTTCTCTTACCACCTCCGGCGCAGTAGTTATCTGTTCGCAGTCTGAATAACCGAGAAAAGTTAGCAGCGAATAAATATTCTGCTCCTGTTTTCGAATTAAGTCTGAATCTATCTCCGCAAAGCCATTATATATTTCGAGCGTAACGAGGTCAGCAAACTGCTCTGGATTCAAACCTAGCGCTGCAATCTGTGTGAAGAACAATGCTGTAGTCTCTACAATTCTCTTATCCGTCTCAAGCTCTTTATTCAATATTTCTTCCGCTGCTTTCAGGACATCTTTCAGGTCTTTACCCAGTCGGACCTGGCACGTTTTCCACAGCTGTTTTTCCTCTTTTACCTGCTTCTCCATCGTCAGTTTTTTAGCATCATGGGCCTTAACGTAACTTTCAGCTTCCAAAGCAAGTTGTTCTGCCGGTTTAGATGCAAAAGGTTCTTCAGCGCCGCACAATGGGCATTTTCTATTCTCCTTGCGGTAGTCATCAATTTGTGCTCGGACACCCACCAATCTTGAAAATGCAGTCAGCAACTCATCGCCCTTTTTGGAGTCCTCAAAGGTGGATTCTGTCTTGCGCCAGGCGTCATTCAAGCGAAAATATTCTCCCCAGCGCGTCTGCCACTCGGCTGGCGTAAGTTCAGCGTACCTCAGCTCTGAGGCAAATTTACCGGCCTGTTCCAAAGTTTGATAAGTTAGACCCTGGAGCTGTTCTGATATTTTCCTTCTCTGCTCCTCTAAGGTACGCAGCGTATTTGGGTCGTACAGTTTATCTCTGATTGCTTGCTGAATATCTACTTTTTGTTCTTCAAACTGCTCCTTTACTGTCAGCCTGCGTCTCAACAGCATAAGCTCATTCAACCAGTTTGTGGCAGCATGATACCCTCCAGCAATTAGATCTTTAAGCTGTGTTTCCTGCTCCTCCAGGCTCAGCTGATCCACATCCAGTCGTTCGCCCGGATAGCTGGCACGTTGTGCATAAACTGGAATCTGAGCAGCTTCTTTAAGGCTTTGCTGCTCCTGTTCCAACTGTGTAAGCCGATCGTCGGGTGTTTTTTCGCTTTGTAAAGCTGTTACTTGATTTTCCAATTGTATTTGCAGTTGTTCCAGATTAGCAAGCACTTGCTTCGCTTCAGAATGTTCGAGTGTAAAATCCTCAAATTCCTCTGTCATATCCTTGCGGCTTTTACAGCGAAAATCTTCTGCTTTCTGTAAATCACAAAT comes from Desulfosporosinus meridiei DSM 13257 and encodes:
- a CDS encoding AAA family ATPase codes for the protein MLRIKALHIHMFRIYQDKKFIFATENAEIAPLVLIFGGNGKGKTSIIDAIEWCLTGNVQHLNKPYKMRIKGDALKAHSFGLLRNKNCKKREETWVELTFEEDGMESTLRRSTTNYELDPEKTSLFITQAGETLTAEIAQQWFTKWFDSGDRPFTDFFYKYFICDLQKAEDFRCKSRKDMTEEFEDFTLEHSEAKQVLANLEQLQIQLENQVTALQSEKTPDDRLTQLEQEQQSLKEAAQIPVYAQRASYPGERLDVDQLSLEEQETQLKDLIAGGYHAATNWLNELMLLRRRLTVKEQFEEQKVDIQQAIRDKLYDPNTLRTLEEQRRKISEQLQGLTYQTLEQAGKFASELRYAELTPAEWQTRWGEYFRLNDAWRKTESTFEDSKKGDELLTAFSRLVGVRAQIDDYRKENRKCPLCGAEEPFASKPAEQLALEAESYVKAHDAKKLTMEKQVKEEKQLWKTCQVRLGKDLKDVLKAAEEILNKELETDKRIVETTALFFTQIAALGLNPEQFADLVTLEIYNGFAEIDSDLIRKQEQNIYSLLTFLGYSDCEQITTAPEVVREAIRPLGKEVPSMFVFEELEVREKIISLRLRKGNRHLTDLTRKLGEKRKQNDMLDEQIKEKAELESLVKERANVLRGKLNQMKNDEVKGVAPYLFSIFSKLVKHSTLEGFQLQGNDAKASDTKLTFSDENKNPILNIISDGQLGAFMLSYLLGNAFRRKEAGSFHCYFVDDITNSMDDINLVSFIDLIKYQLAESRKGNGENAAIQQFFFSTCDGNLKRMFQYKMDGFEIPVSLIDLDM